The following coding sequences lie in one Bradyrhizobium sp. G127 genomic window:
- a CDS encoding acetyl-CoA C-acetyltransferase, whose protein sequence is MPEAFIYDHVRTPRGKGKSDGSLHEVTALALATAPLKALKERNNIEVDTIDDVILGVVDPIGEAGGDIARFAAMNAGLGESVPGIQISRFCASGLDAVNFAAAQIMSGQHELTIGGGAESMSRVGILSSGASWPMDPSMAVPSYFMPQGVSADLIATKYGFSRDNVDAYAVQSQQRAAKAWDEGRFKNSVIPVKDINGLTILDKDEHMRPSTTMQSLGQLQASFAAMGAMGGFDAVAVQSHPEIEAVNYVHHAGNSSGIVDGAGAVLLGNAEAGKKYGLKPRAKIRAFANIGSEPAMMLTGPVDVTKKVLERSGMKLKDIDLFELNEAFASVVLRYIQAFEIDNDKINVNGGAIAMGHPLGATGAMILGTVLDELERTNKSTALVTLCIGGGMGTATIIERV, encoded by the coding sequence ATGCCTGAAGCATTTATCTACGATCATGTCCGCACGCCGCGCGGCAAGGGCAAGTCCGACGGCTCCCTGCACGAGGTGACGGCGCTGGCGCTGGCCACCGCGCCGCTCAAGGCGCTCAAGGAGCGCAACAATATCGAGGTCGATACCATCGATGACGTTATCCTCGGTGTGGTCGATCCGATCGGCGAAGCCGGCGGTGACATCGCGCGTTTCGCCGCGATGAATGCCGGCCTCGGCGAATCCGTGCCCGGCATCCAGATCAGCCGCTTCTGCGCCTCGGGTCTCGACGCGGTGAATTTCGCCGCGGCGCAGATCATGTCCGGCCAGCACGAACTGACCATTGGCGGCGGCGCGGAATCCATGAGCCGCGTCGGCATTCTGTCCTCGGGCGCATCGTGGCCGATGGACCCGTCCATGGCAGTGCCGTCCTACTTCATGCCGCAGGGCGTATCTGCCGACCTGATCGCGACCAAGTACGGTTTCTCGCGCGACAACGTCGATGCCTATGCCGTGCAGAGCCAGCAGCGCGCTGCAAAGGCTTGGGATGAAGGCCGTTTCAAGAACTCGGTCATTCCGGTGAAGGACATCAACGGTCTCACCATTCTCGACAAGGACGAACATATGCGTCCATCGACCACCATGCAGTCGCTCGGGCAGTTGCAGGCGTCGTTTGCAGCGATGGGTGCGATGGGCGGCTTCGATGCGGTGGCCGTGCAGTCGCATCCCGAGATCGAGGCGGTGAACTATGTGCACCACGCCGGCAACTCGTCCGGCATTGTCGACGGTGCGGGCGCCGTTCTGCTCGGCAATGCGGAAGCCGGCAAGAAGTATGGCCTGAAGCCGCGTGCGAAAATCCGCGCCTTCGCCAATATCGGGTCCGAGCCGGCGATGATGCTGACCGGACCGGTCGATGTGACAAAGAAGGTGCTGGAGCGATCCGGCATGAAGCTCAAGGACATCGATCTGTTCGAACTCAACGAGGCGTTCGCCTCGGTGGTGCTGCGCTACATCCAGGCGTTCGAGATCGACAACGACAAGATCAACGTCAACGGCGGAGCGATCGCCATGGGCCATCCGCTCGGCGCGACCGGCGCGATGATCCTCGGCACCGTGCTTGACGAACTCGAGCGCACCAACAAATCCACCGCTCTCGTCACGCTGTGCATCGGCGGTGGCATGGGCACCGCGACCATCATCGAGCGCGTTTGA
- a CDS encoding 3-hydroxyacyl-CoA dehydrogenase NAD-binding domain-containing protein → MTYKNFKVETDADGIALVTWDIPGKSMNVLDETTGTELAAIVDATTKDAAVKGVVITSGKEAFSGGADLTMLEGMNRTYLEMLTSKGEEAANRYVFEEVAKLSQNLRKIETCGKPWVAAINGLALGGAFELALACHYRVAAENPKTRLGLPEIKVGLFPGGGGTQRLPRMIQPMDALQMLLKGDAIDLKKAKALGIVGAVVPQADLIKTAKEWIKAGGKAVAPWDEKGFKLPGGPVYSKAGMQFFPPANAILRRETHDNYPAARAILQCVYEGLQLPMDAALRVESRWFSKILRSKEAAAMIRSLFVSMQELNKGARRPQNVPATKVKKLAVIGAGFMGASVGFVSAQAGIEVVLIDRDQESADKGKGHAKTAVDAAVSKGRMKQADGDAILSRITATPDYNAIKDCDLVIEAVFEDRKVKAETYAKAQPLLRDGAIFASNTSTLPINSLAEEWKDQSKFIGIHFFSPVEKMMLVEIIVGKNTGDVALATALDYVRQIKKTPIVVNDSRGFFANRCVLRYISEGYEMFKEGVPPAMIENVGKMAGMPVGPLSLNDEVAIDLSLKILKATEADIGPQAVDPEQKALLVEMVEKRGRFGRKNGKGFYDYPEKGKGQKKLWPELTTLQSRHLDPDTLDVEELKQRFLVVQAVEAARTVEDHVITDPREADVGSILGFGFAPFTGGTLSYIDFMGTKNFVELCHKLEKKYGSRFTPPKLLIDMAAKGETFYGRFPPKKLAA, encoded by the coding sequence ATGACGTACAAAAATTTCAAGGTTGAAACCGACGCCGACGGCATTGCGTTGGTGACATGGGACATCCCCGGCAAGTCGATGAACGTGCTGGACGAGACCACCGGCACCGAACTCGCCGCGATCGTCGACGCGACCACCAAGGATGCGGCGGTCAAGGGCGTGGTCATCACCTCCGGCAAAGAAGCGTTTTCCGGCGGCGCTGACCTCACCATGCTCGAAGGCATGAACCGCACCTATCTGGAGATGCTCACGAGCAAGGGCGAGGAAGCCGCGAACAGGTATGTGTTTGAGGAAGTCGCCAAGCTGTCGCAAAACCTGCGCAAGATCGAGACCTGCGGCAAGCCGTGGGTCGCGGCGATCAACGGCCTCGCGCTTGGCGGCGCGTTCGAACTCGCGCTGGCCTGTCATTACCGCGTGGCGGCGGAGAATCCGAAGACCCGCCTCGGCCTGCCTGAAATCAAGGTCGGCCTGTTTCCGGGCGGTGGCGGCACGCAGCGGCTGCCGCGCATGATCCAGCCGATGGACGCCTTGCAGATGCTGCTCAAGGGCGACGCCATCGATCTGAAGAAAGCGAAGGCTTTGGGAATTGTCGGCGCCGTTGTGCCGCAAGCCGATCTCATCAAGACCGCGAAGGAGTGGATCAAGGCCGGCGGCAAGGCCGTCGCGCCTTGGGACGAGAAGGGTTTCAAGCTGCCCGGCGGCCCGGTCTATTCCAAGGCCGGCATGCAGTTCTTCCCGCCCGCGAACGCGATCCTGCGCCGCGAGACCCACGACAACTATCCGGCGGCGCGCGCCATCCTGCAGTGCGTCTATGAAGGCCTGCAGTTGCCGATGGATGCGGCGCTGCGCGTCGAGTCGCGCTGGTTCTCGAAGATTCTGCGCTCCAAGGAGGCGGCGGCGATGATCCGCTCGCTGTTCGTGTCGATGCAGGAATTGAACAAGGGTGCGCGCCGTCCGCAGAACGTGCCCGCCACCAAGGTGAAGAAGCTCGCCGTGATCGGTGCGGGCTTCATGGGCGCGAGCGTCGGATTCGTTTCGGCGCAGGCCGGTATCGAGGTGGTGCTGATCGACCGCGATCAGGAGAGCGCTGACAAGGGCAAGGGCCACGCCAAGACCGCAGTCGACGCCGCTGTCTCCAAGGGCCGCATGAAGCAGGCCGACGGCGATGCGATCCTGTCGCGCATCACTGCGACACCTGACTACAATGCGATCAAGGATTGCGATCTCGTCATCGAGGCCGTGTTCGAGGATCGCAAGGTGAAAGCTGAGACCTATGCCAAGGCGCAGCCGTTGCTGCGCGACGGCGCGATCTTCGCCTCCAACACCTCGACGCTGCCGATCAATTCGCTGGCCGAGGAATGGAAGGACCAGTCGAAGTTCATCGGCATTCACTTCTTCTCGCCGGTCGAGAAAATGATGCTGGTGGAAATCATCGTCGGCAAGAACACCGGCGACGTGGCGCTCGCCACCGCGCTCGATTACGTCCGCCAGATCAAGAAGACGCCGATCGTCGTCAATGACTCGCGCGGCTTCTTCGCCAACCGTTGCGTGCTGCGCTACATCTCGGAAGGCTATGAGATGTTCAAGGAGGGCGTGCCGCCCGCGATGATCGAGAACGTCGGCAAGATGGCCGGCATGCCGGTCGGCCCGCTGTCGCTCAACGACGAGGTTGCTATCGACCTGTCGTTGAAAATCCTCAAGGCTACCGAAGCCGACATTGGTCCGCAGGCCGTCGATCCGGAGCAGAAGGCGCTTCTGGTCGAGATGGTTGAGAAGCGTGGACGCTTTGGCCGGAAGAACGGCAAGGGCTTCTACGATTATCCGGAGAAGGGCAAGGGTCAGAAGAAGCTGTGGCCGGAGCTGACGACGCTGCAGTCCAGGCATCTCGATCCGGATACCCTGGACGTGGAGGAATTGAAGCAGCGTTTCCTCGTGGTGCAGGCGGTGGAAGCCGCGCGCACTGTGGAGGATCATGTCATCACCGATCCGCGCGAAGCCGACGTCGGCTCGATTCTCGGATTCGGCTTTGCGCCGTTCACCGGCGGCACGCTGTCCTACATCGACTTCATGGGGACGAAGAACTTTGTCGAGCTGTGCCACAAGCTGGAGAAGAAGTACGGCTCGCGCTTCACGCCGCCGAAGCTTCTGATCGACATGGCCGCCAAGGGCGAGACCTTCTACGGCCGCTTCCCGCCGAAGAAACTGGCGGCGTAA
- the gstA gene encoding glutathione transferase GstA — MKLYYSPGACSLSPHIALKEAGIPFDLVKVDLKAKKLEDGRDYNAINPKGQVPALGLDDGDLLTEGAVIVQKIADSAPQKNLAPASGSSERYKLQEWLNFIASELHKNFSPLFQPALSDETKAFFKTRLQSKFKYIDQALSGRDYLMGSQFTVPDAYLFTMLAWAERMGLDISGLPNLLAYRARVSARPKVQEALAAEGLLKAS; from the coding sequence ATGAAACTGTATTACTCGCCCGGAGCCTGTTCGCTATCGCCCCATATTGCTCTGAAAGAGGCCGGTATCCCGTTCGACCTGGTCAAAGTGGACCTGAAGGCGAAGAAGCTCGAGGACGGCCGCGACTATAATGCGATCAATCCGAAGGGCCAGGTTCCGGCGCTCGGACTCGACGATGGCGACCTGCTGACGGAAGGCGCGGTGATCGTCCAGAAGATCGCCGACAGTGCGCCGCAAAAGAACCTTGCGCCCGCCAGCGGCTCAAGTGAGCGTTACAAGCTGCAGGAATGGCTGAATTTCATCGCCAGTGAGCTGCACAAGAACTTCAGCCCGCTGTTTCAGCCGGCCCTTTCGGACGAGACCAAGGCGTTCTTCAAGACCCGTCTTCAGAGCAAGTTCAAGTACATCGATCAGGCGCTCTCCGGCCGGGATTATCTGATGGGCAGCCAGTTCACGGTGCCCGACGCCTATCTGTTCACGATGCTGGCCTGGGCGGAGCGGATGGGGCTCGACATTTCCGGGTTGCCTAACCTCCTCGCTTACAGGGCGCGGGTTTCAGCGCGGCCGAAGGTGCAGGAAGCGCTGGCCGCCGAAGGACTGCTGAAGGCGTCGTAA
- a CDS encoding helix-turn-helix domain-containing protein → MKRKPSTEATEVWIRLMRVQSKVLGAVEHDLKKAGFPPLAWYDALLELSRAPGGELRPVELEKQMLLPQYSTSRLIDRLVEEGLAARRECKMDKRGLFVEITEAGRDLQKRMWNSYSAAIERHIGSKLADADAVKLSGLLDRLGCCAGATQATAVSAKETAKETASSR, encoded by the coding sequence ATGAAACGCAAACCCTCGACTGAGGCGACGGAAGTCTGGATTCGCCTGATGCGGGTCCAGAGCAAGGTGCTCGGCGCTGTCGAGCACGACCTGAAGAAGGCCGGATTTCCACCCCTGGCCTGGTACGACGCGCTGCTTGAACTGTCGCGTGCGCCGGGCGGCGAACTGCGCCCGGTGGAACTCGAAAAGCAGATGCTGCTGCCGCAGTACTCCACCTCGCGGCTGATCGACCGTCTGGTCGAGGAAGGTCTTGCCGCGCGCCGCGAGTGCAAGATGGACAAGCGCGGCCTGTTCGTCGAGATCACCGAGGCCGGACGCGACTTGCAGAAGCGGATGTGGAATTCCTATTCCGCCGCCATCGAGCGCCATATCGGCTCGAAACTCGCCGACGCCGACGCGGTCAAGTTGAGCGGCCTGCTCGATCGTCTCGGTTGTTGCGCCGGCGCAACGCAGGCGACGGCTGTTTCCGCCAAAGAGACTGCCAAAGAAACCGCGTCGTCACGATGA
- a CDS encoding glutamate--cysteine ligase → MARDQIDMTPLQSRDELVAWLEAGVKPKSDFRIGTEHEKTPFTLEGHNPVPYEGARGIRAVLEGMQLLLGWEPIMENGNIIGLYDVTGGGAISLEPGGQFELSGAPVETVHQTTSELMAHLAQVREVATPLGIGFLGLGMTPSWSRQQIPVMPKGRYKIMTSYMPKVGQFGLDMMYRTCTVQTNLDFCSEADMVKKLRVSVALQPVATALFANSPFTEGKPNGFLSFRSEIWRDTDNARAGMIPWAFEDGMGFERWVDYALDVPMYFVKRGDDYIDVSGSSFRDFFDGKNKMMPGEKPTLSDWANHLSTIFPEVRLKRYLEMRGSDNVPWQQLPSLPAFWVGLLYDDESLDAAWDLAKRWTAHERQALRDDVPRFGFKAKIGNRYLFEVAKDCMVLAHKGLARRGRIDHLGRDETRYLEPLDHIMDSGQTPAERLLEKFNGPWGHSVDPAYTEYAF, encoded by the coding sequence ATGGCGCGTGATCAGATTGATATGACGCCGCTGCAATCGCGCGACGAACTGGTTGCGTGGCTGGAAGCGGGCGTAAAGCCGAAATCCGATTTCCGCATCGGCACCGAACACGAGAAAACGCCGTTCACGCTGGAAGGCCATAATCCCGTTCCTTATGAGGGCGCCCGCGGTATTCGTGCGGTTCTCGAAGGCATGCAGCTCCTGCTCGGCTGGGAGCCGATCATGGAGAACGGCAATATCATCGGCCTGTACGATGTGACCGGCGGTGGCGCGATTTCGCTGGAGCCGGGCGGTCAGTTCGAACTCTCCGGCGCGCCGGTGGAAACCGTGCACCAGACGACATCCGAACTGATGGCGCATCTGGCGCAGGTGCGCGAGGTCGCGACACCGCTTGGCATCGGATTCCTCGGACTCGGCATGACGCCATCATGGTCGCGCCAGCAAATTCCGGTGATGCCGAAGGGCCGTTACAAGATCATGACCAGCTACATGCCGAAGGTCGGCCAGTTCGGTCTCGACATGATGTACCGGACCTGCACGGTGCAGACCAATCTCGACTTCTGCTCCGAAGCCGACATGGTCAAGAAGCTGCGGGTGTCGGTGGCGCTGCAGCCGGTGGCGACCGCGCTGTTCGCGAATTCGCCGTTTACCGAAGGCAAGCCGAACGGCTTCCTGTCGTTCCGCTCCGAGATCTGGCGCGATACCGACAACGCGCGCGCGGGCATGATTCCCTGGGCGTTCGAGGACGGCATGGGCTTCGAGCGCTGGGTCGATTACGCGCTCGATGTGCCGATGTATTTCGTCAAGCGGGGCGATGACTATATCGACGTGTCGGGATCGTCGTTCCGCGATTTCTTCGATGGCAAAAACAAGATGATGCCGGGCGAGAAACCCACGCTCTCCGATTGGGCCAATCATCTCTCCACGATTTTCCCCGAGGTGCGCCTGAAGCGCTATCTCGAAATGCGCGGCTCGGACAACGTGCCGTGGCAACAGCTGCCGTCGCTTCCGGCGTTCTGGGTCGGGCTGCTCTACGACGACGAGAGTCTGGACGCGGCGTGGGATCTCGCCAAGCGGTGGACCGCGCATGAGCGTCAGGCGTTGCGCGACGATGTGCCGCGATTCGGCTTCAAGGCGAAAATCGGCAACCGCTATCTGTTCGAGGTCGCCAAGGACTGCATGGTGCTTGCTCACAAGGGGCTGGCGCGGCGCGGTCGGATCGATCATCTCGGGCGCGACGAGACACGGTATCTGGAGCCGCTGGATCACATCATGGATTCGGGACAGACCCCGGCGGAACGGCTGCTTGAGAAATTCAACGGCCCCTGGGGGCATTCCGTCGATCCGGCCTATACCGAATACGCATTCTAG
- a CDS encoding PAN domain-containing protein → MPRICNFRSSLSACLAFAAALVLTALVFLQPVFAQANFDRPGSDYSRTLLPSGDPAVCALQCERDRRCRAWSFNYPAVSDEGAICWLKNAVPPRVASTCCVSGVRGAGVVEPRNSAFEVEIDRLGGDYRNIEVGTDPRGETCKAACDADNKCRAWTYARPGYLGKSARCFLKDHVKPPRRKPGFISGVVR, encoded by the coding sequence ATGCCTCGAATCTGCAATTTCAGATCAAGCTTGAGTGCATGTCTTGCGTTTGCGGCGGCGCTGGTGCTGACGGCGCTGGTATTCCTTCAGCCGGTTTTCGCGCAGGCCAATTTCGACCGGCCCGGCAGCGATTATTCGCGAACGCTCTTGCCATCGGGCGACCCCGCGGTGTGCGCACTGCAATGCGAGCGCGACCGCCGGTGTCGCGCGTGGAGCTTCAACTATCCGGCCGTGAGCGATGAAGGCGCAATCTGCTGGCTCAAGAACGCGGTGCCGCCCCGCGTCGCGAGCACCTGCTGCGTCTCCGGCGTGCGCGGCGCAGGCGTCGTCGAGCCGCGCAACAGCGCCTTTGAAGTCGAGATCGACCGGCTCGGGGGAGACTACCGCAATATCGAGGTTGGCACCGATCCCCGGGGAGAAACCTGCAAGGCAGCCTGCGATGCCGACAACAAGTGCCGAGCGTGGACCTATGCACGGCCCGGCTATCTCGGCAAATCCGCGCGCTGTTTTCTCAAGGACCACGTCAAGCCGCCGCGCCGCAAACCGGGGTTCATTTCCGGCGTGGTGCGATAA
- a CDS encoding DUF6152 family protein, whose amino-acid sequence MKHTRAAIAGVSMLAATTMAAVAHHGWGSYDANKPVTVEGPIITSTFENPHATIAIKGADKVWTVTLAPTSRMIARGAPAEVVAVGKKVSAYGYPSTVEMNEMRAERISVDGKTYELR is encoded by the coding sequence ATGAAGCACACCCGCGCCGCAATCGCCGGAGTTTCCATGCTCGCAGCTACGACAATGGCTGCGGTCGCACATCACGGCTGGGGAAGCTACGATGCCAACAAGCCGGTCACCGTGGAGGGGCCGATCATCACCAGCACCTTTGAGAATCCGCACGCGACCATTGCCATCAAGGGCGCCGACAAGGTCTGGACCGTGACGCTCGCGCCGACGTCGCGCATGATCGCACGCGGCGCGCCGGCCGAGGTCGTCGCCGTCGGCAAGAAGGTGTCGGCCTATGGTTATCCGTCGACCGTCGAGATGAATGAAATGCGCGCCGAACGGATTTCGGTGGACGGCAAGACCTACGAGTTGCGCTGA